A genomic stretch from Vicinamibacterales bacterium includes:
- the galT gene encoding galactose-1-phosphate uridylyltransferase: protein MHRRELRKPDGRRLTLYARAALPDDLTAPSPNRAAHQPNPHLRWHPLRGEWVAYAGHRQHRTFLPPPEYNPLAPSRDPGNPTEVPDAPWDVAVFDNLFPTLAAGAHDPPALEIPTAPGQGACEVVVFTRDAQATLGSLPLSHLELLVDVWADRQEVLGARPDVAYVFPFENRGVEVGVTLHHPHGQIYAYPFVPPVAARELAQQREYLEKTGRGLLADMIERELAGGERVLYRGSHAAAFMPICARYTYEVWVAPRRAAPSFAALTREERADFARALKTVLMKYDALWSRPFPYILAFHQAPTDGAPHPEAHLHAEFYPAYRLPGRLKYLAGSEAGAGVFTADSLPEDTVKQLQAIAVDVDR, encoded by the coding sequence GTGCACCGCCGCGAGCTGCGTAAACCGGACGGACGCCGGCTGACCCTCTACGCGCGCGCCGCGCTGCCGGACGATCTCACCGCGCCGAGCCCCAACCGGGCGGCGCACCAGCCGAATCCGCACCTCCGCTGGCATCCGCTGCGCGGCGAGTGGGTCGCCTACGCCGGCCATCGTCAGCACCGGACCTTCCTGCCGCCGCCCGAATACAACCCCCTGGCGCCGAGCCGCGATCCCGGGAACCCGACCGAAGTGCCGGACGCGCCGTGGGACGTCGCCGTGTTCGACAACCTGTTTCCGACGCTCGCGGCCGGCGCGCACGATCCGCCGGCGCTCGAGATTCCGACGGCGCCCGGGCAGGGCGCGTGCGAGGTCGTCGTCTTTACGCGCGATGCCCAGGCCACGCTCGGATCGCTGCCGCTCTCCCATCTGGAGCTGCTCGTCGACGTCTGGGCGGATCGCCAGGAGGTCCTCGGCGCGCGGCCGGACGTCGCCTACGTCTTTCCGTTCGAGAATCGCGGCGTCGAGGTGGGGGTGACGCTGCATCATCCGCACGGGCAGATCTACGCGTATCCGTTCGTGCCGCCGGTTGCGGCGCGCGAACTGGCGCAGCAGCGCGAGTACCTGGAGAAGACGGGACGCGGCCTGCTCGCGGACATGATCGAGCGCGAGCTCGCCGGCGGCGAGCGCGTGCTCTATCGCGGATCCCACGCCGCCGCCTTCATGCCGATCTGCGCCCGCTACACCTACGAGGTCTGGGTCGCGCCGCGGCGCGCCGCGCCGTCGTTCGCGGCGCTGACGCGCGAGGAGCGCGCCGACTTCGCGCGGGCGCTGAAGACCGTACTGATGAAGTACGACGCCCTCTGGAGCCGGCCGTTCCCCTACATCCTGGCGTTCCATCAGGCGCCGACCGACGGCGCGCCGCATCCCGAAGCGCACCTGCACGCCGAGTTCTACCCCGCCTACCGCCTGCCCGGCCGGCTGAAATACCTGGCGGGCAGCGAGGCGGGGGCCGGCGTGTTCACTGCCGACAGCCTCCCGGAAGACACCGTCAAACAGTTGCAGGCGATTGCCGTCGATGTCGACCGGTGA